In a genomic window of Sulfurimonas denitrificans DSM 1251:
- a CDS encoding ammonium transporter, with protein MLETDFKYIIDTFFTLFAMTLIIFMVPGFAMLEAGLVRTKNVSAVLTTNVMIYAVASLAFLLFGYKVAFGSFDSSTSSIWAIVMFQMAFVGKSINIVSGGVSERVRIIPLAIFTIIMGSVIYPMVVNISWGADMLRDTFLDLSMYDLAGSTVIHSTGGWALLAALFIVGSRRGRYQEGRVKVIPASNIPLVVLGAFLLWIGWFGFNGGSVGSISSVESANLVAKTIMNTNTAGLCGAIIAGVIMYIRYKLFDITMILNGALGGLVAVTAAADLYDMYTPILIGLIGGALVVFAVPLFDKLKLDDPVGALSVHLINGIWGTLAVGIFIQNISFMAQLKGVFLIGMFVFSISYTVLFIINKFFKFRADNEAQLMGMDINECGVEAYPEFRRAI; from the coding sequence ATGCTAGAAACAGATTTTAAATACATCATAGACACTTTCTTTACACTCTTTGCTATGACACTCATTATCTTTATGGTTCCAGGTTTTGCAATGCTTGAGGCTGGTTTGGTTAGAACAAAGAATGTTTCAGCCGTTTTGACAACAAATGTAATGATTTATGCAGTAGCTTCTTTAGCATTTTTGCTCTTTGGTTATAAGGTGGCTTTTGGAAGTTTTGATAGTTCAACAAGTAGTATTTGGGCTATTGTAATGTTTCAGATGGCATTTGTTGGCAAGAGTATTAACATCGTAAGTGGTGGTGTGAGTGAGAGAGTTAGAATCATCCCTTTAGCTATTTTTACTATTATCATGGGGTCTGTGATTTATCCAATGGTTGTTAATATTAGCTGGGGTGCTGATATGTTAAGGGATACATTTTTAGACTTGAGCATGTATGATTTGGCTGGATCTACTGTAATACACTCAACAGGCGGCTGGGCGCTTTTAGCGGCACTTTTTATAGTTGGCTCAAGAAGAGGGCGATATCAAGAGGGCAGAGTAAAAGTTATCCCAGCTTCAAATATTCCGCTAGTTGTTCTTGGAGCTTTTTTGCTTTGGATAGGCTGGTTTGGTTTTAATGGCGGAAGTGTTGGCTCTATCTCAAGTGTTGAGAGTGCTAATCTTGTTGCAAAAACTATTATGAATACAAATACGGCGGGACTCTGCGGTGCGATAATCGCTGGAGTTATTATGTATATTAGATATAAACTTTTTGATATTACAATGATTTTAAACGGTGCACTAGGAGGGCTTGTTGCAGTTACGGCGGCAGCTGATTTGTATGACATGTACACACCCATTCTTATTGGGCTAATCGGAGGTGCTTTAGTTGTATTTGCTGTACCTCTTTTTGATAAGTTAAAATTAGATGACCCAGTTGGAGCGCTATCTGTTCACTTAATAAATGGTATATGGGGAACTCTCGCAGTTGGAATTTTTATACAAAATATCTCTTTTATGGCGCAGTTAAAAGGTGTTTTTTTGATAGGTATGTTTGTATTTAGCATCTCTTATACTGTTTTATTTATCATTAACAAATTCTTCAAGTTTAGAGCAGATAATGAAGCACAACTTATGGGTATGGATATTAATGAGTGTGGTGTTGAGGCATATCCAGAGTTTAGAAGAGCTATATAG
- a CDS encoding P-II family nitrogen regulator: protein MKRVEAVIKPFKLEDVKDALAEIGITGMTVSEVKGYGRQKGHSELYRGAEYVVDFLPKIKIEIVVDDENVEQVTTTIVEAARTGKIGDGKIFVSDIEKIIRIRTGETDSEAI, encoded by the coding sequence ATGAAAAGAGTAGAAGCGGTTATTAAACCTTTTAAGTTAGAAGATGTAAAAGATGCCTTAGCAGAGATAGGGATAACTGGTATGACTGTAAGCGAAGTTAAGGGGTACGGCCGTCAAAAAGGGCATAGCGAACTTTATCGTGGTGCTGAGTATGTTGTCGATTTTCTTCCAAAGATAAAAATAGAAATAGTAGTTGATGATGAAAATGTTGAGCAAGTAACAACAACAATAGTTGAAGCTGCAAGAACTGGCAAAATAGGCGATGGAAAGATATTTGTAAGTGATATTGAAAAGATTATTCGTATTCGTACTGGTGAGACTGACAGCGAAGCAATATAA
- a CDS encoding energy transducer TonB — protein MIRHSNSFFISLFIHALLIIFIFFMSKSYIEVKEEEQKIALNISMIEFQEKTQEIETPKEEVCLPKESPKKIKEIKKERKVVEKKAKEEIVQEKKVENIVEVKKEQITQNRDIVPVKQLDETPKQIQKTAPSEPLKQPSPQEEYSEINSQKILELLRENLYYPISARKRNITGVVKVSFTLDTNAKVCNIHVVDSGSDILSRAAITTIEELSEKFPKPNREITLTIPINYKLK, from the coding sequence ATGATTAGACATAGCAACTCATTTTTTATCTCACTTTTTATACATGCACTTTTAATAATTTTTATTTTCTTTATGTCAAAGAGTTATATTGAAGTTAAAGAAGAGGAGCAAAAAATAGCTCTAAATATTTCAATGATAGAGTTCCAAGAAAAAACCCAAGAGATAGAGACCCCTAAAGAGGAAGTTTGTCTGCCAAAAGAGAGCCCAAAAAAAATAAAAGAGATTAAAAAAGAGAGAAAAGTAGTTGAAAAAAAAGCAAAAGAAGAGATAGTACAAGAGAAAAAAGTAGAGAATATTGTAGAAGTAAAAAAAGAGCAAATAACACAAAATAGAGATATTGTTCCAGTAAAACAATTAGATGAAACTCCAAAACAAATCCAAAAAACAGCTCCATCAGAGCCTCTAAAGCAACCAAGCCCACAAGAAGAGTACAGTGAGATAAATAGTCAAAAAATATTAGAACTTCTAAGAGAGAATCTCTACTACCCAATTAGTGCAAGAAAAAGAAATATCACAGGTGTGGTGAAGGTTAGCTTTACATTAGATACAAACGCAAAGGTATGCAATATACATGTAGTAGATTCTGGGAGTGATATATTAAGCAGAGCAGCTATAACAACGATAGAAGAACTTTCTGAAAAATTTCCAAAGCCAAACAGAGAGATAACATTAACCATTCCTATAAACTACAAGCTAAAGTAA
- the cysQ gene encoding 3'(2'),5'-bisphosphate nucleotidase CysQ, with product MIHIIDIETVKKIAQEAGDAIMKIYTKDFHIEYKDDSSPLTEADIKANEIICSSLFKLYPNIPILSEENKIPEYKTRKNWEYYWCIDPIDGTKEFIKKNGEFTVNIALIHKNSPILGVVYAPALNGMYWALQGKGAFFNGEKLPLKINSNKKEKLLVVVSKSHLSPQTQVFIDNLDTKEVEQLSVGSSLKLCMVAEGSADIYPRLAPTTEWDTAAADAIVRESGKMSYQFDTEIPLVYNKENLLNPWFVVK from the coding sequence ATGATTCATATAATTGATATTGAGACTGTAAAAAAGATAGCGCAAGAAGCTGGTGATGCCATCATGAAAATTTATACAAAAGATTTTCATATAGAATATAAAGATGACTCCTCTCCCCTCACTGAGGCAGATATAAAAGCAAATGAAATCATCTGTAGCTCTCTGTTTAAACTATATCCAAACATCCCAATTCTCTCAGAAGAGAATAAAATCCCAGAATATAAAACTAGAAAAAATTGGGAATATTACTGGTGCATTGACCCGATTGATGGAACTAAAGAGTTCATAAAGAAAAATGGTGAGTTCACTGTAAATATTGCCCTTATCCACAAAAACTCTCCCATCCTTGGAGTTGTATATGCTCCTGCATTAAATGGCATGTACTGGGCTTTGCAAGGTAAAGGCGCATTTTTTAATGGAGAAAAACTGCCTTTAAAAATAAATTCTAATAAAAAAGAGAAGCTCTTAGTAGTAGTTTCAAAATCTCATCTATCGCCTCAAACTCAAGTATTTATAGATAATCTTGATACAAAAGAGGTAGAACAACTCTCGGTCGGAAGTTCACTAAAACTTTGTATGGTAGCAGAGGGAAGTGCTGACATCTACCCACGATTAGCTCCAACTACAGAGTGGGATACTGCCGCTGCTGATGCAATAGTTAGAGAGAGTGGAAAAATGAGTTATCAGTTTGATACCGAGATACCGCTAGTTTATAATAAAGAAAATTTATTAAATCCTTGGTTTGTGGTAAAGTAA
- a CDS encoding complement resistance protein TraT, producing MKNKLRVATLILTGSFLAMGLGFSGCSAMNTAIKKKDLDVQTKMSETIFLEPVAPEERIVYLDIRNTSDKEVNVKQGVEAAFLNRGYKITQNPKEATYMLQGNILKVGKSDLRETQSFLGSGFGAGVTGAAAGVATAAALGGGNKTMAGVGLAGAALGFLGDALVEDTMFVMVTDLQIRERPLEGEVVTQTQKANLAQGSSTTTKQDIQGGKVEWKTYRTRIVSTANKMNLKFEEAQPVLESALAKSMSGIF from the coding sequence ATGAAGAATAAATTAAGAGTAGCAACTCTAATTTTAACAGGAAGCTTTTTAGCGATGGGTCTTGGTTTTAGCGGATGTAGTGCTATGAATACTGCGATTAAGAAGAAAGATTTAGATGTGCAGACAAAAATGTCCGAAACTATATTTTTAGAGCCTGTGGCACCTGAAGAGAGAATTGTCTATCTTGATATTAGAAATACTTCAGATAAAGAAGTTAATGTAAAACAAGGTGTAGAAGCAGCTTTTTTAAACAGAGGGTATAAAATAACTCAAAACCCAAAAGAGGCTACTTATATGCTTCAAGGAAATATTTTAAAAGTTGGAAAATCTGACCTTAGAGAGACACAATCATTCTTAGGTTCTGGATTTGGTGCAGGAGTTACTGGTGCAGCAGCTGGTGTAGCAACAGCAGCTGCACTTGGCGGTGGAAATAAAACTATGGCAGGCGTTGGCTTAGCTGGAGCTGCTTTAGGATTTTTGGGCGATGCGTTAGTTGAAGATACAATGTTTGTTATGGTAACGGACTTGCAAATAAGAGAGAGACCATTAGAGGGTGAAGTTGTAACTCAAACTCAAAAAGCAAATCTTGCTCAAGGAAGCTCAACTACTACAAAACAAGATATCCAAGGCGGTAAAGTTGAGTGGAAAACTTACCGCACTCGTATTGTTAGTACTGCAAATAAAATGAATTTAAAATTTGAAGAGGCTCAGCCAGTTCTAGAATCTGCACTTGCTAAGTCTATGTCTGGAATATTTTAA
- a CDS encoding ammonium transporter — protein MKWYLLSLFLPSFVFAQDVLNSGDTAWMLVATAFVMLMTPAGLALFYGGLTRSKNVLNTMSMSLGAYAVGTVVWVVVGYSIAFGDGDIIGSGKIMLHDISSNSLRGTIPELLFVAFQGTFAAIAVAIANSSMIERVKFSTYIVFAALWVALVYAPVTHWAWGGGETLNFGEMDFAGGTVVHLNAGIAGFVVAMILGRRRDYGKVAIKPFSPLLVVLGASLLWFGWFGFNAGSQLSSDGVAASAFLVTNVAASLGVIGWIIAEWLVYKKATLIGGASGAVAGLVAITPASGSAGVDGAIIIGLVGGVIGFLGVTKLKNMFKVDDALDAFWIHGLVGIWGSIATAIFIAPYAISEDYNMASQLLSQFKTIGLTILYSALATTAVYFIASVLTGGGRVDDESESRGLDEMLHGEKVINL, from the coding sequence ATGAAATGGTATCTCTTAAGTCTATTTTTACCATCTTTTGTGTTTGCACAAGATGTATTAAATAGTGGTGATACAGCTTGGATGTTGGTAGCAACTGCTTTTGTAATGCTTATGACACCAGCTGGGTTGGCATTATTTTATGGTGGTTTGACCCGTTCAAAAAATGTATTAAACACAATGAGTATGAGCTTAGGTGCTTATGCAGTAGGAACAGTTGTGTGGGTTGTAGTAGGATACTCCATTGCATTTGGAGATGGTGATATTATTGGAAGCGGTAAAATAATGCTACATGATATTAGTTCTAACTCTTTGCGCGGAACGATTCCAGAGCTTCTTTTTGTTGCATTTCAGGGAACTTTTGCAGCAATTGCCGTAGCAATAGCTAACAGTTCTATGATAGAGCGTGTAAAATTTTCTACATATATAGTTTTTGCTGCTCTTTGGGTTGCCCTAGTTTATGCACCTGTTACTCACTGGGCATGGGGTGGAGGAGAGACTCTTAACTTTGGTGAGATGGATTTTGCGGGAGGAACAGTTGTTCACTTAAATGCAGGTATCGCTGGTTTTGTTGTTGCTATGATACTTGGGCGCAGAAGAGATTATGGCAAAGTTGCTATTAAGCCCTTTTCTCCACTACTTGTAGTTCTTGGCGCATCGCTCTTATGGTTTGGATGGTTTGGTTTCAATGCAGGTTCACAACTCTCCTCTGATGGTGTGGCGGCTTCTGCATTTTTAGTTACAAATGTTGCAGCATCTCTTGGTGTTATTGGCTGGATTATTGCAGAGTGGTTAGTTTATAAAAAAGCAACTTTAATAGGGGGAGCTTCAGGTGCGGTTGCAGGACTTGTTGCTATTACTCCAGCTTCTGGAAGTGCAGGAGTTGATGGTGCTATTATTATAGGTTTAGTAGGCGGAGTTATAGGCTTTTTGGGTGTGACAAAACTTAAAAATATGTTTAAAGTAGATGATGCTCTTGATGCATTTTGGATTCATGGTTTGGTTGGTATCTGGGGTTCTATTGCAACTGCTATATTTATAGCTCCCTATGCTATAAGTGAGGATTACAATATGGCTTCTCAGCTTTTAAGCCAGTTTAAAACTATTGGTTTGACTATACTCTACAGTGCCCTTGCAACAACAGCAGTTTATTTTATAGCATCTGTACTCACAGGCGGTGGAAGAGTAGATGATGAGAGTGAGAGCAGAGGTTTGGATGAGATGCTACATGGAGAAAAGGTTATAAATCTTTAG
- a CDS encoding BatD family protein, producing MKKNLGKIFLIATLFLQVSLFASTYEWSSFISKKSAYVNEAIYMKYECVFSDKAELYSIEFNPRGDYEGYRVEILRENSTIIDGKKINSYELVLFAKKAAEIDISFEAFMKKTTRESIEETVIGRDNFKKEQVVKERIKQQSFKVEIKETQTQLVGDFTLEVKKREPHVKAHEPYHLSITIKGLGDFEVIEPLVFEIAGVRVFAGEVALKKELSKDGIKGELSQKFAFVADKDFTIPKLEITYFSLKDEKEQKLVIEAIDVKVESGFVKEELLDKVDEKKWHFEISYLYYLLTFLAGFLVSKVKIKREPNMDNKDEIFYKKIDNVNSLDELMVLLVLENPKKYDSLIKDIEAARVTTLKEAKAICREFKRF from the coding sequence ATGAAAAAAAACCTTGGTAAAATATTTTTAATCGCAACTCTGTTTTTACAAGTCTCTCTCTTTGCTTCAACTTATGAGTGGAGCAGTTTTATTAGTAAAAAAAGCGCTTATGTCAATGAGGCAATATACATGAAATATGAGTGTGTATTTAGTGACAAAGCAGAACTCTATAGTATAGAGTTTAATCCCAGAGGGGATTATGAGGGATATAGAGTAGAGATTTTAAGAGAAAACTCAACCATAATAGATGGAAAAAAGATAAACAGTTATGAGTTGGTTCTTTTTGCAAAAAAGGCAGCAGAGATAGATATCTCTTTTGAAGCTTTTATGAAAAAAACAACAAGAGAATCTATTGAAGAGACTGTAATAGGAAGAGACAATTTTAAAAAAGAGCAAGTCGTTAAAGAGCGTATAAAACAGCAAAGTTTTAAAGTTGAGATAAAAGAGACGCAGACACAACTTGTAGGAGATTTTACTCTTGAGGTAAAAAAGAGAGAGCCACATGTAAAGGCACATGAGCCATATCATCTAAGCATTACCATAAAAGGTTTGGGTGATTTTGAAGTAATAGAGCCTTTAGTTTTTGAGATAGCTGGTGTGAGAGTTTTTGCGGGAGAAGTGGCTCTAAAAAAAGAGTTAAGCAAGGATGGAATTAAAGGAGAGTTGAGTCAAAAATTTGCCTTTGTTGCTGATAAAGATTTTACAATTCCAAAGCTAGAGATAACTTACTTTAGCCTCAAAGATGAGAAAGAGCAAAAACTAGTCATTGAGGCTATTGATGTAAAAGTTGAGAGCGGTTTTGTAAAAGAGGAGCTTTTAGATAAAGTTGATGAGAAGAAGTGGCATTTTGAGATATCTTACCTCTACTATCTGCTTACATTTTTAGCTGGCTTTTTAGTCTCAAAGGTAAAGATAAAAAGAGAGCCAAATATGGATAATAAAGATGAGATTTTTTATAAAAAAATAGATAATGTAAACTCTTTAGATGAGTTGATGGTTCTCTTAGTGCTAGAGAATCCTAAAAAATATGACTCTCTCATTAAAGATATAGAGGCCGCTAGGGTTACTACTCTTAAAGAGGCAAAAGCAATCTGTAGAGAGTTTAAGAGATTTTGA
- a CDS encoding VWA domain-containing protein produces MNYFSFEYPFLILLLLPILYCLYRCKEYLKPIYFVHLHFLSPKKSFYKPEWILKIAIFVLLSIALSSPILVDRVDPLNRNGKDIVLAIDASGSMNSTGFDFEGEAALPQKLSRFEIAKIVASEFIQKRLSDNVGIVLYGDFAFIASPITYEKNIIIEMLSYLNQGMAGQNTAIGEAIAMSLRAFKHSKAKSKIVVLLTDGEHNSGDISPKDALVLAKEENIKIYTIGMGNRGEADEALLKKIADESGGEFFYATNAKELKEIYEHIDELESSKIKSRDYLLKEYNYYLFLLIALLLLLYLLKREMSR; encoded by the coding sequence GTGAACTATTTTAGTTTTGAGTACCCTTTCCTTATACTCCTACTTCTCCCAATACTATACTGTTTGTACAGATGCAAAGAGTATTTAAAACCTATATACTTTGTACATCTTCATTTTTTATCCCCAAAGAAGAGTTTTTATAAGCCTGAGTGGATACTCAAAATAGCAATTTTTGTACTTTTATCTATCGCTCTTTCTTCGCCAATTTTAGTTGATAGAGTAGATCCGCTAAATAGAAATGGAAAAGATATAGTTTTGGCAATTGACGCGAGTGGCTCCATGAACAGTACAGGATTTGATTTTGAGGGTGAAGCAGCCTTACCACAAAAGCTTAGTAGGTTTGAGATAGCTAAGATAGTAGCATCTGAGTTTATCCAAAAAAGATTAAGTGATAATGTTGGGATAGTTTTATATGGAGATTTTGCTTTTATAGCCTCTCCAATTACTTATGAGAAAAATATAATTATTGAGATGCTAAGTTATCTAAACCAAGGAATGGCTGGACAAAATACAGCAATTGGGGAAGCGATTGCTATGAGTTTAAGAGCATTTAAACACTCAAAGGCAAAGAGCAAGATAGTTGTTTTACTAACCGATGGAGAGCATAACAGCGGAGATATCTCTCCAAAAGATGCTCTTGTTTTGGCAAAAGAAGAAAATATAAAGATTTATACAATCGGCATGGGCAACAGAGGCGAGGCTGATGAAGCACTCCTAAAAAAGATAGCCGATGAGAGTGGAGGAGAGTTTTTTTATGCAACAAATGCAAAAGAGCTAAAAGAGATTTATGAACATATTGATGAGCTAGAATCTTCAAAGATAAAGAGCAGAGATTATCTTCTAAAAGAGTACAACTACTATCTATTTTTGCTTATTGCACTTCTTCTTTTGCTCTATTTGCTTAAAAGAGAGATGAGCAGATGA
- a CDS encoding vWA domain-containing protein: MTLLYPSYLWLVLILALFFVKRDFREYRVTFYGYMLTFIFIVLALSRPVIEQEPIKSEQFLSDVIIAQDLSFSMYAQDIEPSRLAYSKQMLKKLLYEKQKSRFAVLGFTTNAIILSPLTEDRELLEHLFDSLDEKFIITKGSDVMSALKLAREISSSKRARVVIFSDGADKLEYSAEATFAKKSNLVVNIFMIASEIGGVLRVDGGELLKDESGDIVISRQNSSIKAIAQATGGVYTKDFDELLNALNDMDRDEYKSEVKIMRNIELFYYFIALAIITFLLSVTTLKRFLIMFLLLFGVELNADKNFNKAVEFYKAGEYESALENFEMTKSNDSETKSIIYYNIGNSLVRLKEFAKAREAYLKSLTLNYSLEADENLEHIIDADEEKKMSRGKEKSSDKSSLAKKQSSEEKQKEGGGSNMQVSAASSGAAENKGKKTEMQNSINLNSGKAKLSSKQYELINKRSVDEKKPW; this comes from the coding sequence ATGACACTTCTTTATCCAAGCTACCTCTGGCTAGTGCTCATTTTAGCTCTTTTCTTTGTCAAAAGAGATTTTAGAGAGTACAGAGTTACTTTTTATGGTTACATGTTAACTTTTATCTTTATAGTTTTAGCTCTTAGCAGACCAGTTATAGAGCAAGAACCAATAAAGAGTGAGCAGTTTTTGAGTGATGTGATTATTGCTCAAGATTTATCTTTTTCAATGTATGCTCAAGATATAGAACCCTCAAGATTAGCATACTCAAAACAGATGTTAAAAAAACTGCTTTATGAAAAACAAAAGAGTAGATTTGCGGTTTTGGGATTTACTACAAACGCCATTATTCTCTCTCCATTAACAGAAGATAGAGAGCTTTTGGAACATCTCTTTGACTCACTTGATGAGAAATTTATAATAACTAAAGGGAGTGATGTTATGTCTGCTCTTAAGCTCGCAAGAGAGATATCATCTTCAAAGAGAGCTAGAGTTGTTATCTTTAGTGATGGAGCTGATAAACTTGAGTATAGCGCAGAGGCCACTTTTGCAAAAAAGAGTAATTTAGTTGTAAATATTTTTATGATTGCTTCAGAGATAGGCGGAGTTCTAAGAGTTGATGGCGGAGAACTTCTAAAAGATGAGAGTGGAGATATAGTCATAAGCCGTCAAAATAGCTCTATAAAAGCTATAGCCCAAGCAACAGGCGGAGTTTATACAAAAGATTTTGATGAACTTCTTAACGCTTTGAATGATATGGATAGAGATGAGTACAAAAGTGAAGTAAAAATTATGAGAAATATTGAGCTTTTTTACTACTTTATAGCATTAGCTATTATCACATTTCTACTAAGTGTTACCACTTTAAAGAGGTTTTTGATAATGTTTTTGCTACTTTTTGGAGTTGAGTTAAATGCAGATAAAAACTTTAATAAAGCTGTAGAGTTTTATAAAGCAGGAGAGTATGAGAGTGCTTTGGAAAATTTTGAGATGACAAAGTCCAACGATAGCGAGACAAAGTCCATAATTTACTACAATATAGGCAACTCGCTCGTAAGATTAAAAGAGTTTGCAAAAGCAAGAGAGGCGTACTTAAAATCATTGACACTAAACTACTCTTTAGAGGCTGATGAAAACTTGGAGCATATTATTGATGCTGATGAGGAGAAAAAGATGAGCAGAGGCAAAGAGAAAAGCAGTGACAAATCATCATTGGCTAAAAAACAGAGCAGTGAAGAGAAACAAAAAGAGGGCGGTGGCTCAAATATGCAAGTAAGTGCAGCTTCAAGTGGCGCAGCAGAAAACAAGGGTAAAAAAACAGAGATGCAAAACAGTATAAACTTAAATAGTGGTAAAGCAAAACTAAGCTCAAAGCAGTATGAGCTTATAAATAAGAGGAGTGTTGATGAAAAAAAACCTTGGTAA
- a CDS encoding GGDEF domain-containing protein, which translates to MKNKYNNSISLKKINFLIIFFVTTLLFLIVFLGYSATKEHFKTQDIERIKVNILNLGYLVVPVIEKGGMETLLPMLKKSVELHKEYDAIHVSVDDKIVLSTSQNGSVKESVYVNSADISRVKEDVSFYANFSYFDKEKNIELKLIVDLDAKYLLNSEKNVQSLIVKYMLYFIFVALLLFLILYFLNVYPLMKLNNNIKNHKLKKLRFFVKEHSFLYNHFMEKYNEIADLNKNLEEQVAIRTEQLSKTNRLLKEAQELTRIGSWDYDLEDGSILWSDELFNIFEVDSDEFTPTYETIMNFIHPEDRQSFQEMFQNAIKQKCDYSLSYRVVLGNNIEKIIYQKGRVEYDMLGNVKRITGTAQDITQRYKTSKELEFQSKLLNSVTESIFVHDLDGNFIYLNEASYITRGYTKSEMLGMKVQELDYSDEKNSAEIYEENLANLQEQLSKKEKAVLEVSHRTKDGKILPIEITCKLIKEKDKSYIISIARDISELKAMNKTLEKMANTDNLTGIYNRRKFEEIIKIEMERSARYNSNLSLIMIDIDHFKRINDTYGHDEGDNVIRKTVEIVSKNIRHLDVFVRWGGEEFIVLCPQTESKNASILAEKLRVAIESVNYETLGKITCSFGVTSYIKDEDKSSFIKRLDTALYSAKDEGRNRVVAL; encoded by the coding sequence TTGAAGAACAAATATAACAATAGTATATCACTCAAAAAAATTAATTTTTTAATAATTTTTTTTGTAACAACTCTTCTCTTTTTGATTGTTTTCCTTGGCTATAGCGCAACGAAAGAGCATTTTAAAACTCAAGACATAGAGCGTATAAAAGTCAATATTTTAAATCTTGGATACCTTGTAGTTCCTGTAATAGAAAAAGGCGGCATGGAAACGCTATTGCCAATGCTTAAAAAAAGTGTAGAACTGCATAAAGAGTATGATGCAATTCATGTGAGCGTTGATGATAAAATAGTTCTCTCGACATCTCAAAATGGTAGTGTAAAAGAGTCTGTTTATGTAAATAGTGCGGACATAAGTAGAGTTAAAGAAGATGTCTCTTTTTATGCAAATTTTAGCTATTTTGATAAAGAAAAAAATATAGAGCTAAAATTGATTGTTGATTTAGATGCCAAATATCTGCTAAATAGTGAAAAAAATGTTCAATCTCTTATAGTTAAATATATGCTATATTTTATTTTTGTAGCTCTTCTTCTCTTTTTAATTTTATATTTTTTAAATGTCTATCCTCTTATGAAATTAAACAACAACATCAAAAATCATAAATTAAAGAAGTTAAGATTTTTTGTAAAAGAGCACTCCTTTTTGTATAACCATTTTATGGAAAAATATAACGAGATTGCAGATTTAAATAAGAATCTAGAGGAGCAGGTAGCCATTCGAACAGAACAGCTCTCAAAAACAAATAGACTTCTCAAAGAGGCACAAGAGCTTACTCGTATAGGTAGTTGGGATTATGATTTAGAGGATGGTTCTATTCTATGGTCTGATGAGCTGTTCAATATATTTGAAGTTGATTCAGATGAGTTTACTCCTACTTATGAAACTATTATGAACTTTATTCATCCTGAAGATAGGCAGTCATTTCAAGAAATGTTCCAAAATGCTATAAAACAGAAGTGTGATTACTCTTTGAGTTATAGAGTTGTATTGGGTAATAATATAGAAAAAATAATCTATCAAAAGGGAAGAGTTGAGTACGATATGCTTGGAAATGTTAAGAGAATTACAGGAACCGCACAAGATATTACTCAGAGGTACAAAACAAGTAAAGAGTTAGAGTTCCAATCAAAACTTTTAAACTCCGTAACTGAGTCAATTTTTGTTCATGATTTAGATGGAAATTTTATATATTTAAATGAAGCATCATACATAACAAGAGGATACACAAAAAGTGAGATGCTTGGCATGAAAGTCCAAGAACTTGATTATAGTGATGAAAAAAATAGTGCTGAAATTTATGAAGAGAATTTAGCAAACTTGCAAGAGCAGCTTAGTAAAAAAGAAAAAGCAGTTCTTGAAGTTAGCCATAGAACAAAAGACGGAAAAATATTGCCTATAGAGATTACATGTAAGCTTATAAAAGAGAAAGACAAGAGTTATATAATCAGCATTGCTAGGGATATTAGCGAACTCAAAGCTATGAATAAAACTCTTGAAAAAATGGCAAATACAGACAATTTAACAGGCATCTATAATAGACGTAAATTTGAAGAGATTATTAAAATAGAGATGGAGCGTTCAGCTAGATATAATAGCAATCTATCTCTTATTATGATTGATATAGACCATTTTAAAAGAATAAATGATACATATGGACATGATGAAGGGGATAATGTAATCAGAAAAACAGTAGAGATTGTTAGTAAAAATATTAGGCATTTAGATGTTTTTGTTAGATGGGGCGGAGAAGAGTTTATAGTTTTATGTCCCCAAACAGAGTCTAAAAATGCTTCAATACTTGCAGAGAAGCTAAGAGTCGCCATAGAGAGTGTTAATTATGAGACTCTTGGAAAGATTACATGTAGTTTTGGAGTAACCTCATACATAAAAGATGAGGATAAGAGCAGTTTTATCAAGCGCTTAGATACAGCTTTGTACAGTGCAAAAGATGAGGGTAGAAACAGAGTTGTAGCTCTTTAA